Proteins encoded within one genomic window of Panacibacter microcysteis:
- the rpoC gene encoding DNA-directed RNA polymerase subunit beta', which produces MAIKKDNRPRSNFSQITIGLASPDSILERSFGEVLKPETINYRTYKPERDGLFCERIFGPVKDYECACGKYKRIRYKGIVCDRCGVEVTEKKVRRERMGHIKLVVPVVHIWYFKSLPNKIGYLLGMSSKKLESIVYYERFAVIQAGLREDKGLKTGDLLSEEEYLDIIDGLPKDNQYLPDEDPQKFIAKMGAEAVHDLLGRLDLDELSFSLRNAAATETSQQRKADALKRLSVVEAFRDASTRITNRPEWMVMQYIPVIPPELRPLVPLDGGRFASSDLNDLYRRVIIRNNRLKRLLEIKAPEVILRNEKRMLQEAIDSLFDNSRKSNAVKAEGGRALKSLSDVLKGKQGRFRQNLLGKRVDYSGRSVIVVGPELKMHECGLPKDMAAELFKPFIIRKLIERGIVKTVKSAKKLVDRKDAVVWDILENILKGHPVMLNRAPTLHRLSIQAFQPKLVEGKAIQLHPLVTTAFNADFDGDQMAVHVPLSNAAILEAQLLMLSAHNILNPQNGTPITLPSQDMVLGLYYISKGKRSTETEKVKGENMTFYSMEEVMIAYNEGRADLHAGIKVKVNVRQSNGDIVKKLIDTTVGRVLFNQFVPEKVGFVNALLTKKSLREIIGDIIKITNVPTAAKFLDDIKTLGFRMAFRGGLSFNVNDLIIPEMRNELLDQAKVEVDEVWENYNMGLITNNERYNQVIDIWSRVDTRITETLIREMATDKQGFNSVYMMLDSGARGSKQQVKQLAGIRGLMAKPRKSGSTGSEIIENPILSNFKGGLNVLDYFISTHGARKGLADTALKTADAGYLTRRLVDVAQDVVISEEDCGTLRGNATSALKDNEDIIEPLSDRIEGRTSLHDVYHPVTDELIITAGEEIMADVARQIEEAGVETVEIRSVLTCESKRGVCVKCYGKNLATGTIAQRGDAVGIIAAQSIGEPGTQLTLRTFHVGGVAGSASVESSLTARFDGTIQFDGLRTVTTENAEGQKVQTVIGRTGEVRIMDVKNDRLLITNNIPYGSTLAVKDGQEIKKGDVICTWDPFNNVIISEIAGEVRFENVIEGITYREEADEQTGHRDKVVIETKDKTKIPGLVVEGKENKVYNLPVGTRLIIEENEAVKAGQVIAKIPRTMRKSGDITGGLPRVTELFEARNPSNPAVVCEIDGVVAFGNVKRGNREIVVEAKDGVVKKYLVPLTRQILVQDGDFVKAGAALSDGQIAPADILTIKGPFAVQEYVVNEIQEVYRLQGVRINDKHIEVIVRQMMKKVEIVDAGDTRFLEEDLEDRYEFNEENDRIFDKKVVTEAGESTKFRAGQIVSVRELREENSVLRRSDKKLVEVRDAQPATATPVLLGITKASLGVPSWISAASFQETTKVLSSAAIQGKTDEMLGLKENVITGHLIPAGSGQKEFENIIVGNKEEYELLATAREVMNFDDEE; this is translated from the coding sequence ATGGCTATTAAAAAAGACAACCGTCCAAGATCAAACTTTTCTCAAATTACCATTGGTCTTGCGTCTCCCGACAGCATTCTCGAACGCAGCTTTGGCGAAGTTTTAAAGCCTGAAACCATCAACTACAGAACTTATAAGCCTGAGCGTGATGGTTTGTTTTGCGAAAGAATCTTCGGACCTGTAAAAGATTACGAATGTGCGTGTGGCAAATACAAGCGCATCCGTTATAAAGGTATCGTTTGCGACAGGTGTGGTGTGGAAGTAACCGAGAAGAAAGTACGTCGTGAAAGAATGGGGCACATCAAACTGGTAGTGCCGGTAGTACACATCTGGTATTTTAAAAGCCTTCCCAACAAAATTGGTTACCTCCTTGGTATGAGCTCTAAAAAATTAGAGAGCATCGTTTATTATGAAAGATTTGCTGTAATACAGGCAGGTTTGCGTGAAGACAAGGGGTTAAAAACGGGTGATCTTCTGTCAGAAGAAGAATACCTGGATATTATTGATGGTTTGCCAAAGGATAATCAATATCTGCCCGATGAAGATCCACAGAAATTCATTGCCAAAATGGGTGCTGAAGCTGTCCATGATCTTCTGGGCAGGTTAGACCTTGATGAATTAAGTTTCTCTTTACGTAATGCAGCGGCAACGGAGACTTCCCAGCAGCGTAAAGCAGACGCTTTAAAGCGTTTGAGCGTAGTAGAAGCATTCCGCGATGCGAGTACAAGAATTACCAACCGTCCGGAATGGATGGTTATGCAATATATTCCAGTTATTCCACCGGAATTGCGTCCGTTGGTACCTTTGGACGGTGGACGTTTTGCTTCTTCTGATCTGAATGACCTGTACCGCCGTGTTATCATCCGTAACAATCGTCTGAAGAGGTTATTAGAAATCAAAGCACCTGAGGTAATCCTGCGTAACGAAAAACGTATGCTGCAGGAAGCGATAGATTCATTATTTGATAACAGCCGTAAATCAAATGCGGTAAAAGCTGAAGGTGGCCGAGCCCTGAAATCACTTTCAGATGTACTGAAAGGTAAACAAGGTCGTTTCCGCCAGAACCTGCTTGGTAAACGTGTTGACTATTCCGGTCGTTCGGTTATCGTGGTTGGCCCTGAGTTGAAAATGCATGAATGTGGTCTTCCAAAAGATATGGCCGCAGAATTGTTCAAGCCATTTATTATTCGCAAACTTATCGAAAGAGGTATCGTAAAAACAGTTAAGTCGGCAAAGAAACTCGTTGACAGAAAAGATGCTGTTGTTTGGGATATCCTGGAAAATATATTGAAAGGGCACCCGGTTATGCTTAACCGTGCTCCTACGCTTCACAGACTTTCTATCCAGGCATTTCAGCCTAAACTTGTTGAAGGTAAAGCGATACAGCTGCACCCGTTGGTTACCACGGCGTTCAACGCGGATTTTGATGGTGACCAGATGGCGGTACACGTACCTTTGAGCAATGCTGCAATTCTTGAAGCCCAGTTGCTGATGCTCTCTGCGCATAACATTCTTAATCCTCAGAACGGTACACCGATCACCCTTCCTTCACAGGACATGGTTCTTGGTCTTTACTACATTTCAAAAGGCAAGCGTTCAACTGAAACTGAAAAAGTAAAAGGTGAAAACATGACCTTTTACAGCATGGAAGAAGTGATGATTGCGTACAATGAAGGTCGTGCCGACCTGCATGCGGGTATTAAAGTGAAAGTGAACGTTCGCCAGTCTAACGGAGATATTGTAAAGAAGCTTATCGATACAACGGTAGGCCGTGTATTGTTTAACCAGTTTGTGCCGGAAAAAGTAGGTTTTGTTAATGCACTACTTACGAAGAAAAGCTTGAGAGAAATTATCGGCGATATTATAAAAATTACCAACGTACCTACTGCAGCCAAATTCCTTGATGATATCAAGACATTGGGCTTCCGCATGGCTTTCAGGGGAGGTTTGTCGTTTAATGTGAATGACCTGATCATTCCGGAAATGAGGAACGAACTGCTCGATCAGGCAAAAGTGGAAGTAGATGAGGTATGGGAAAACTATAATATGGGCCTTATTACCAATAATGAGCGTTATAACCAGGTTATCGATATCTGGAGCCGTGTAGATACCCGTATTACAGAAACACTTATCCGTGAAATGGCGACTGATAAGCAGGGTTTCAACTCTGTGTATATGATGCTTGATTCCGGTGCCCGTGGTTCAAAGCAGCAGGTAAAACAGCTTGCTGGTATCAGGGGTCTGATGGCTAAACCAAGAAAATCCGGTTCTACAGGTTCTGAGATCATTGAGAACCCGATTCTTTCAAATTTTAAAGGTGGTCTGAACGTATTGGATTACTTCATCTCTACGCACGGTGCACGTAAAGGTCTTGCTGATACGGCCCTTAAAACAGCAGATGCGGGTTACCTTACCCGTCGTCTTGTTGACGTAGCTCAGGATGTTGTAATCAGTGAAGAAGATTGCGGAACACTTCGCGGTAACGCAACAAGTGCATTAAAAGATAATGAGGATATCATAGAACCATTATCAGACAGAATAGAAGGCCGTACATCGTTGCATGATGTTTACCATCCTGTAACTGATGAACTGATCATTACAGCGGGTGAGGAAATAATGGCAGACGTGGCCAGGCAAATAGAAGAAGCAGGTGTTGAAACAGTGGAAATCCGTTCTGTATTAACATGCGAATCCAAGCGCGGTGTGTGTGTAAAATGTTATGGTAAAAATCTCGCAACCGGTACCATTGCGCAGAGAGGTGATGCAGTAGGTATCATCGCTGCTCAGTCAATCGGTGAGCCAGGTACACAGCTTACACTTCGTACCTTCCACGTGGGTGGTGTTGCGGGTTCTGCTTCAGTAGAATCTTCATTAACTGCCAGGTTTGATGGTACTATACAGTTTGATGGTCTGCGTACCGTTACAACGGAAAATGCAGAGGGTCAGAAAGTACAGACAGTAATTGGCCGTACAGGTGAAGTAAGGATAATGGATGTGAAGAACGACCGCCTTCTTATTACCAATAATATTCCTTACGGTTCTACACTTGCTGTAAAAGACGGACAGGAAATTAAGAAAGGTGATGTTATATGTACATGGGATCCGTTCAATAATGTAATCATCTCTGAAATTGCGGGTGAAGTGCGTTTTGAAAACGTAATAGAAGGTATTACTTACCGCGAAGAGGCGGATGAGCAAACCGGTCACCGTGATAAAGTGGTTATTGAAACAAAAGATAAAACGAAGATCCCTGGCCTGGTTGTGGAAGGAAAGGAAAATAAAGTGTACAACCTGCCTGTAGGAACACGGTTGATTATTGAAGAAAATGAAGCCGTAAAAGCCGGACAGGTAATTGCGAAGATTCCGAGAACCATGCGTAAAAGCGGTGATATCACAGGGGGTCTTCCACGTGTAACTGAACTTTTCGAAGCACGTAACCCGAGCAACCCTGCGGTGGTTTGTGAAATAGACGGTGTGGTGGCATTTGGTAACGTAAAACGTGGTAACCGTGAGATCGTGGTAGAGGCAAAAGATGGTGTTGTTAAAAAATACCTTGTGCCGCTTACAAGACAGATACTGGTGCAGGATGGTGACTTTGTAAAAGCCGGTGCTGCTCTATCTGATGGCCAGATTGCACCTGCTGATATTTTAACAATCAAAGGACCGTTTGCAGTACAGGAATATGTAGTAAATGAAATACAGGAAGTTTACCGTTTACAGGGTGTGCGTATAAATGACAAACACATTGAAGTGATTGTACGCCAGATGATGAAAAAGGTAGAAATTGTTGACGCAGGTGATACACGCTTCCTGGAAGAAGATCTTGAAGACCGTTACGAATTCAATGAAGAGAATGATCGAATCTTTGACAAGAAAGTTGTAACTGAAGCTGGCGAAAGCACTAAGTTCAGGGCTGGTCAGATCGTTTCTGTTCGTGAGTTGCGTGAAGAAAACTCCGTGCTCCGCCGGTCAGATAAGAAACTGGTGGAAGTGAGGGATGCGCAGCCGGCAACAGCAACACCGGTATTACTTGGTATCACAAAGGCATCATTAGGTGTACCAAGCTGGATATCCGCGGCATCATTCCAGGAAACAACCAAAGTATTGAGCTCTGCTGCAATACAAGGTAAAACGGATGAAATGCTTGGATTGAAAGAAAACGTTATTACCGGTCACCTGATTCCTGCCGGTAGCGGTCAGAAAGAATTCGAGAACATCATTGTTGGTAACAAGGAAGAATATGAATTACTTGCTACTGCCCGCGAGGTGATGAATTTTGATGATGAAGAATAA
- a CDS encoding gluconate 2-dehydrogenase subunit 3 family protein, whose protein sequence is MDRRKSLKAIAVGTVATGVLVDACKSDDKDLKGKADSPAEAKKDGYNRMAEEQVHEDAIKNAPKFFTDAEMATITLLGDIIIPKDDISGSASDAKVPEFIEFIVKDMPQHQVPMRGGLRWLDLKCIELYGKAFTDCTKEQQMEMVDAIAYPKKAKPEMSQGVSFFNLMRNLTATGFYTSEIGVKDVGYVGNTPNKWNGVPDDVLKQYGYAYTEKEMKECASY, encoded by the coding sequence ATGGATAGAAGAAAATCGTTAAAAGCCATTGCCGTTGGTACTGTAGCTACCGGCGTACTGGTAGACGCCTGCAAGTCAGACGACAAAGATCTAAAAGGAAAGGCAGATTCACCCGCCGAAGCAAAGAAAGACGGCTATAACCGTATGGCGGAAGAGCAGGTGCATGAAGACGCAATCAAAAATGCACCAAAATTTTTTACAGACGCAGAAATGGCTACCATCACTTTACTGGGTGATATTATTATTCCCAAAGACGATATAAGCGGCAGCGCAAGCGACGCTAAAGTGCCGGAGTTTATAGAATTCATTGTAAAAGATATGCCGCAGCACCAGGTGCCTATGCGCGGCGGTTTGCGCTGGCTCGATCTTAAGTGTATAGAACTTTATGGAAAAGCTTTTACCGATTGTACCAAAGAGCAGCAAATGGAAATGGTAGATGCAATCGCATATCCAAAAAAGGCAAAACCAGAAATGAGCCAGGGAGTATCGTTCTTCAATCTTATGCGTAATCTTACAGCAACCGGTTTTTACACCTCTGAGATTGGTGTAAAAGATGTAGGTTATGTTGGCAATACGCCCAATAAGTGGAATGGTGTACCGGATGATGTTTTAAAACAGTATGGTTATGCATACACCGAAAAAGAAATGAAAGAATGCGCCAGTTACTAA